The Osmerus eperlanus chromosome 22, fOsmEpe2.1, whole genome shotgun sequence genome window below encodes:
- the LOC134008585 gene encoding uncharacterized protein LOC134008585 isoform X1 — protein sequence MMRPVMMMSRGLLLFLCLQSVLNLNPAGQDITTTPPMTTSTSVQFWCGETLCPAGQDCISFGGTLRCADPCEQYSVLDDSWRSTDYNVSDNCDAWISWQGWYRMFLDGNSTQMSETCVEVNRCGTQVPLWLSSPHPLLGDGVVERDVCGHWSYDPEYWWGVDDCCYYKSNRIHVKACPGNYYVYKFVRSNVCYSAYCAAAPTTTTAAPTTTTAGPTTTTAATTTTTAAPMTTTEAPTTTTEAPTTTTEAPTTTTAAPTTTTEAPTTTTEAPTTTTEAPTTTTEAPTTTTEAPTTTTEAPTTTTAAPTTTTEAPTTTTEAPTTTTEAPTTTTEAPTTTTEAPTTTTAAPMTTTEAPTTSTEANTTIYAQFWCGGTPCPAGQDCISVNGSLRCADPCEQYSVLDDAWRSTGYGRSDNCDAWRGWQGWYRMFLDGNSTQMSDTCVDVNRCGTQVPMWLSSPHPLLGDGVVERDVCGHHRYFNLYSWQAGWVDDCCYYRHNIHVKSCPGSYYVYKFAPSYYCYSAYCAAVPTTTPAVPTTTPAVPTTPSSSVRFWCGATPCPAGQDCLSVNGALRCVDPCEQYSVLDDAWRSTDNGLSYKCDHGFNGQGWYRMFLQGTSVQMPETCVDLNRCGTQFPHWLSSPHPLLGDEVVERDVCGHGSYWWWYYYYGRGDDCCFFRNNIHVKSCPGNYYVYKFTPLNYCYSAYCADPNSKVCATCEEYEDCVRHDGVTWSCGTTVTPELVCGRSYLEVGLLKSQLAAKHLDSSSAHLANPRCSSQEINGTVWVQMERWEGSCGTTLTTNGSHAIYSNSLYVYPARNVTMVRPVRIPFSCCYPLETEASLDVAIKPYLDLEGAVKDEGAQARASMSLFRDANYTAPYPAGPVTLPLGSILHVGVSVEETDAEAFVVVLEDCYATHSPHPDDLLKYFLIQHKCPTNRRQVTVEESGLSLQARFSALLFLFQGDYRDVYLHCSLNLCDQRNSSCSPMCSGRSVRSVDELVPLKPVNIGPITWAPSLE from the exons ATGATGCGTCCTGTAATGATGATGTCAAGGGGCCTGCTGTTGTTCCTGTGCCTACAATCAG TTTTAAATCTTAACCCAGCTGGTCAAGACATTACAACCACCCCTCCCATGACAACCTCCACCTCTGTGCAGTTTTGGTGTGGGGAAACCCTTTGCCCAGCAGGACAGGACTGTATTAGTTTCGGTGGTACACTTCGCTGTGCTGACCCCTGTGAGCAGTACTCAGTTCTGGACGATTCCTGGCGTTCAACAGACTACAATGTTTCCGATAACTGTGATGCTTGGATTAGTTGGCAGGGATGGTATCGTATGTTCCTGGATGGGAACAGTACCCAGATGTCAGAGACGTGTGTAGAGGTAAACAGGTGTGGAACCCAGGTTCCTCTGTGGCTCAGttcccctcaccccctgctgGGAGACGGGGTGGTGGAACGTGATGTCTGTGGACACTGGAGTTACGACCCAGAGTACTGGTGGGGGGTGGACGACTGCTGCTACTACAAATCCAACAGGATCCACGTGAAAGCCTGTCCTGGCAACTACTACGTCTACAAGTTTGTCCGATCCAATGTTTGTTACTCGGCTTATTGTGCTG ctgctcccacgaccaccacagctgctcccacgacCACTACAGCTGGTCCcacgacaaccacagctgctaccACGAccaccacagctgctcccatgacaaccacagaggctcccacgacaaccacagaggctcccacgacaaccacagaggctcccacgacaaccacagctgctcccacgacaaccacagaggctcccacgacaaccacagaggctcccacgacaaccacagaggctcccacgacaaccacagaggctcccacgacaaccacagaggctcccacgacaaccacagaggctcccacgacaaccacagctgctcccacgacaaccacagaggctcccacgacaaccacagaggctcccacgacaaccacagaggctcccacgacaaccacagaggctcccacgacaaccacagaggctcccacaacaaccacagctgctcccatgACCACCACAGAGGCTCCCACGACAAGTACAGAGGCTAACACAACAATATATGCACAGTTTTGGTGTGGGGGCACACCTTGCCCAGCAGGCCAGGACTGTATCAGTGTCAACGGTTCTCTTCGCTGTGCTGACCCCTGTGAGCAGTACTCAGTTCTGGACGATGCCTGGCGCTCAACAGGCTACGGACGTTCCGATAACTGTGATGCTTGGAGAGGCTGGCAGGGATGGTATCGTATGTTCCTGGATGGGAACAGCACCCAGATGTCAGATACGTGTGTGGACGTAAACAGGTGTGGAACCCAGGTTCCTATGTGGCTCAGttcccctcaccccctgctgGGAGACGGGGTGGTGGAACGTGATGTCTGTGGACACCACAGATACTTCAACCTCTATAGCTGGCAGGCAGGGTGGGTGGACGACTGCTGCTACTACAGACACAATATCCACGTCAAATCCTGTCCTGGCAGCTACTACGTCTACAAGTTTGCCCCATCGTATTACTGTTACTCAGCTTATTGTGCAG CTGTTCCCACGACAACTCCAGCTGTTCCCACGACAACTCCCGCTGTTCCCACAACACCCTCCAGCTCTGTGAGGTTTTGGTGTGGGGCCACACCTTGCCCAGCAGGCCAGGACTGTCTCAGTGTCAACGGAGCTCTTCGCTGTGTTGACCCCTGTGAGCAGTACTCAGTTCTGGACGATGCCTGGCGCTCAACGGACAACGGACTTTCCTATAAGTGTGATCATGGGTTTAATGGGCAGGGATGGTATCGTATGTTCCTGCAGGGCACCAGTGTTCAGATGCCAGAGACGTGTGTGGACCTAAACAGGTGTGGGACCCAGTTTCCTCATTGGCTCAGttcccctcaccccctgctgGGAGACGAGGTGGTGGAACGTGATGTCTGCGGACACGGGAGTTACTGGTGGTGGTACTACTATTATGGGAGGGGGGATGACTGTTGTTTCTTCAGAAACAATATCCATGTCAAATCCTGTCCTGGCAACTACTACGTCTACAAGTTTACCCCATTGAATTACTGTTACTCGGCTTATTGTGCAG ATCCCAACTCTAAAGTTTGTGCAACCTGTGAAGAGTACGAAGACTGTGTGCGTCATGATGGCGTCACTTGGAGTTGTGGAACGACAG TCACCCCAGAGCTGGTGTGTGGGAGGAGCTACCTGGAGGTGGGTCTCCTCAAGTCTCAGCTGGCGGCCAAACATCTGGACTCCTCCTCTGCTCACCTGGCCAACCCCCGCTGCTCCTCCCAGGAGATTAACGGGACGGTGTGGGTCCAGATGGAGCGCTGGGAGGGCAGCTGTGGAACCACTCTGACG accaACGGCAGCCACGCCATCTACTCCAACAGTCTGTATGTCTACCCTGCCAGAAATGTGACCATGGTTCGACCCGTGAGGATCCCTTTCTCCTGCTGCTATCCTCTGGAGACAGAGGCTAGCCTGGATGTGGCCATCAAACCATACCTGGA TCTTGAAGGTGCGGTGAAAGATGAGGGTGCCCAGGCCAGGGCCTCCATGTCTCTGTTCCGTGATGCCAACTACACAGCTCCTTACCCAGCAGGCCCGGTCACTCTGCCCCTGGGCTCCATCCTGCATGTGGGCGTGTCTGTTGAAGAGACGGACGCTGAGGCCTTTGTGGTCGTTCTGGAGGACTGCTACGCCACCCACTCCCCTCATCCTGATGACCTCCTGAAATACTTCCTCATCCAGCACAA GTGTCCCACCAACCGTCGCCAGGTGACCGTGGAGGAGAGTGGCTTGTCCCTCCAGGCTCGCTTCTCTGCGCTGCTGTTCCTGTTCCAGGGGGACTACAGGGACGTCTACCTGCACTGCAGCCTCAACCTGTGTGACCAGAGgaactcctcctgctctcct ATGTGTTCAGGAAGGTCTGTCCGCTCTGTCGACGAACTCGTACCCCTTAAGCCCGTCAACATCGGACCAATCACCT gggCCCCGAGTCTGGAGTGA
- the LOC134008585 gene encoding pancreatic secretory granule membrane major glycoprotein GP2 isoform X4: MMRPVMMMSRGLLLFLCLQSAAPTTTTAAPTTTTAGPTTTTAATTTTTAAPMTTTEAPTTTTEAPTTTTEAPTTTTAAPTTTTEAPTTTTEAPTTTTEAPTTTTEAPTTTTEAPTTTTEAPTTTTAAPTTTTEAPTTTTEAPTTTTEAPTTTTEAPTTTTEAPTTTTAAPMTTTEAPTTSTEANTTIYAQFWCGGTPCPAGQDCISVNGSLRCADPCEQYSVLDDAWRSTGYGRSDNCDAWRGWQGWYRMFLDGNSTQMSDTCVDVNRCGTQVPMWLSSPHPLLGDGVVERDVCGHHRYFNLYSWQAGWVDDCCYYRHNIHVKSCPGSYYVYKFAPSYYCYSAYCAAVPTTTPAVPTTTPAVPTTPSSSVRFWCGATPCPAGQDCLSVNGALRCVDPCEQYSVLDDAWRSTDNGLSYKCDHGFNGQGWYRMFLQGTSVQMPETCVDLNRCGTQFPHWLSSPHPLLGDEVVERDVCGHGSYWWWYYYYGRGDDCCFFRNNIHVKSCPGNYYVYKFTPLNYCYSAYCADPNSKVCATCEEYEDCVRHDGVTWSCGTTVTPELVCGRSYLEVGLLKSQLAAKHLDSSSAHLANPRCSSQEINGTVWVQMERWEGSCGTTLTTNGSHAIYSNSLYVYPARNVTMVRPVRIPFSCCYPLETEASLDVAIKPYLDLEGAVKDEGAQARASMSLFRDANYTAPYPAGPVTLPLGSILHVGVSVEETDAEAFVVVLEDCYATHSPHPDDLLKYFLIQHKCPTNRRQVTVEESGLSLQARFSALLFLFQGDYRDVYLHCSLNLCDQRNSSCSPMCSGRSVRSVDELVPLKPVNIGPITWAPSLE, translated from the exons ATGATGCGTCCTGTAATGATGATGTCAAGGGGCCTGCTGTTGTTCCTGTGCCTACAATCAG ctgctcccacgaccaccacagctgctcccacgacCACTACAGCTGGTCCcacgacaaccacagctgctaccACGAccaccacagctgctcccatgacaaccacagaggctcccacgacaaccacagaggctcccacgacaaccacagaggctcccacgacaaccacagctgctcccacgacaaccacagaggctcccacgacaaccacagaggctcccacgacaaccacagaggctcccacgacaaccacagaggctcccacgacaaccacagaggctcccacgacaaccacagaggctcccacgacaaccacagctgctcccacgacaaccacagaggctcccacgacaaccacagaggctcccacgacaaccacagaggctcccacgacaaccacagaggctcccacgacaaccacagaggctcccacaacaaccacagctgctcccatgACCACCACAGAGGCTCCCACGACAAGTACAGAGGCTAACACAACAATATATGCACAGTTTTGGTGTGGGGGCACACCTTGCCCAGCAGGCCAGGACTGTATCAGTGTCAACGGTTCTCTTCGCTGTGCTGACCCCTGTGAGCAGTACTCAGTTCTGGACGATGCCTGGCGCTCAACAGGCTACGGACGTTCCGATAACTGTGATGCTTGGAGAGGCTGGCAGGGATGGTATCGTATGTTCCTGGATGGGAACAGCACCCAGATGTCAGATACGTGTGTGGACGTAAACAGGTGTGGAACCCAGGTTCCTATGTGGCTCAGttcccctcaccccctgctgGGAGACGGGGTGGTGGAACGTGATGTCTGTGGACACCACAGATACTTCAACCTCTATAGCTGGCAGGCAGGGTGGGTGGACGACTGCTGCTACTACAGACACAATATCCACGTCAAATCCTGTCCTGGCAGCTACTACGTCTACAAGTTTGCCCCATCGTATTACTGTTACTCAGCTTATTGTGCAG CTGTTCCCACGACAACTCCAGCTGTTCCCACGACAACTCCCGCTGTTCCCACAACACCCTCCAGCTCTGTGAGGTTTTGGTGTGGGGCCACACCTTGCCCAGCAGGCCAGGACTGTCTCAGTGTCAACGGAGCTCTTCGCTGTGTTGACCCCTGTGAGCAGTACTCAGTTCTGGACGATGCCTGGCGCTCAACGGACAACGGACTTTCCTATAAGTGTGATCATGGGTTTAATGGGCAGGGATGGTATCGTATGTTCCTGCAGGGCACCAGTGTTCAGATGCCAGAGACGTGTGTGGACCTAAACAGGTGTGGGACCCAGTTTCCTCATTGGCTCAGttcccctcaccccctgctgGGAGACGAGGTGGTGGAACGTGATGTCTGCGGACACGGGAGTTACTGGTGGTGGTACTACTATTATGGGAGGGGGGATGACTGTTGTTTCTTCAGAAACAATATCCATGTCAAATCCTGTCCTGGCAACTACTACGTCTACAAGTTTACCCCATTGAATTACTGTTACTCGGCTTATTGTGCAG ATCCCAACTCTAAAGTTTGTGCAACCTGTGAAGAGTACGAAGACTGTGTGCGTCATGATGGCGTCACTTGGAGTTGTGGAACGACAG TCACCCCAGAGCTGGTGTGTGGGAGGAGCTACCTGGAGGTGGGTCTCCTCAAGTCTCAGCTGGCGGCCAAACATCTGGACTCCTCCTCTGCTCACCTGGCCAACCCCCGCTGCTCCTCCCAGGAGATTAACGGGACGGTGTGGGTCCAGATGGAGCGCTGGGAGGGCAGCTGTGGAACCACTCTGACG accaACGGCAGCCACGCCATCTACTCCAACAGTCTGTATGTCTACCCTGCCAGAAATGTGACCATGGTTCGACCCGTGAGGATCCCTTTCTCCTGCTGCTATCCTCTGGAGACAGAGGCTAGCCTGGATGTGGCCATCAAACCATACCTGGA TCTTGAAGGTGCGGTGAAAGATGAGGGTGCCCAGGCCAGGGCCTCCATGTCTCTGTTCCGTGATGCCAACTACACAGCTCCTTACCCAGCAGGCCCGGTCACTCTGCCCCTGGGCTCCATCCTGCATGTGGGCGTGTCTGTTGAAGAGACGGACGCTGAGGCCTTTGTGGTCGTTCTGGAGGACTGCTACGCCACCCACTCCCCTCATCCTGATGACCTCCTGAAATACTTCCTCATCCAGCACAA GTGTCCCACCAACCGTCGCCAGGTGACCGTGGAGGAGAGTGGCTTGTCCCTCCAGGCTCGCTTCTCTGCGCTGCTGTTCCTGTTCCAGGGGGACTACAGGGACGTCTACCTGCACTGCAGCCTCAACCTGTGTGACCAGAGgaactcctcctgctctcct ATGTGTTCAGGAAGGTCTGTCCGCTCTGTCGACGAACTCGTACCCCTTAAGCCCGTCAACATCGGACCAATCACCT gggCCCCGAGTCTGGAGTGA
- the LOC134008585 gene encoding pancreatic secretory granule membrane major glycoprotein GP2 isoform X8 yields MMRPVMMMSRGLLLFLCLQSEAPTTTTEAPTTTTAAPTTTTEAPTTTTEAPTTTTEAPTTTTEAPTTTTEAPTTTTEAPTTTTAAPTTTTEAPTTTTEAPTTTTEAPTTTTEAPTTTTEAPTTTTAAPMTTTEAPTTSTEANTTIYAQFWCGGTPCPAGQDCISVNGSLRCADPCEQYSVLDDAWRSTGYGRSDNCDAWRGWQGWYRMFLDGNSTQMSDTCVDVNRCGTQVPMWLSSPHPLLGDGVVERDVCGHHRYFNLYSWQAGWVDDCCYYRHNIHVKSCPGSYYVYKFAPSYYCYSAYCAAVPTTTPAVPTTTPAVPTTPSSSVRFWCGATPCPAGQDCLSVNGALRCVDPCEQYSVLDDAWRSTDNGLSYKCDHGFNGQGWYRMFLQGTSVQMPETCVDLNRCGTQFPHWLSSPHPLLGDEVVERDVCGHGSYWWWYYYYGRGDDCCFFRNNIHVKSCPGNYYVYKFTPLNYCYSAYCADPNSKVCATCEEYEDCVRHDGVTWSCGTTVTPELVCGRSYLEVGLLKSQLAAKHLDSSSAHLANPRCSSQEINGTVWVQMERWEGSCGTTLTTNGSHAIYSNSLYVYPARNVTMVRPVRIPFSCCYPLETEASLDVAIKPYLDLEGAVKDEGAQARASMSLFRDANYTAPYPAGPVTLPLGSILHVGVSVEETDAEAFVVVLEDCYATHSPHPDDLLKYFLIQHKCPTNRRQVTVEESGLSLQARFSALLFLFQGDYRDVYLHCSLNLCDQRNSSCSPMCSGRSVRSVDELVPLKPVNIGPITWAPSLE; encoded by the exons ATGATGCGTCCTGTAATGATGATGTCAAGGGGCCTGCTGTTGTTCCTGTGCCTACAATCAG aggctcccacgacaaccacagaggctcccacgacaaccacagctgctcccacgacaaccacagaggctcccacgacaaccacagaggctcccacgacaaccacagaggctcccacgacaaccacagaggctcccacgacaaccacagaggctcccacgacaaccacagaggctcccacgacaaccacagctgctcccacgacaaccacagaggctcccacgacaaccacagaggctcccacgacaaccacagaggctcccacgacaaccacagaggctcccacgacaaccacagaggctcccacaacaaccacagctgctcccatgACCACCACAGAGGCTCCCACGACAAGTACAGAGGCTAACACAACAATATATGCACAGTTTTGGTGTGGGGGCACACCTTGCCCAGCAGGCCAGGACTGTATCAGTGTCAACGGTTCTCTTCGCTGTGCTGACCCCTGTGAGCAGTACTCAGTTCTGGACGATGCCTGGCGCTCAACAGGCTACGGACGTTCCGATAACTGTGATGCTTGGAGAGGCTGGCAGGGATGGTATCGTATGTTCCTGGATGGGAACAGCACCCAGATGTCAGATACGTGTGTGGACGTAAACAGGTGTGGAACCCAGGTTCCTATGTGGCTCAGttcccctcaccccctgctgGGAGACGGGGTGGTGGAACGTGATGTCTGTGGACACCACAGATACTTCAACCTCTATAGCTGGCAGGCAGGGTGGGTGGACGACTGCTGCTACTACAGACACAATATCCACGTCAAATCCTGTCCTGGCAGCTACTACGTCTACAAGTTTGCCCCATCGTATTACTGTTACTCAGCTTATTGTGCAG CTGTTCCCACGACAACTCCAGCTGTTCCCACGACAACTCCCGCTGTTCCCACAACACCCTCCAGCTCTGTGAGGTTTTGGTGTGGGGCCACACCTTGCCCAGCAGGCCAGGACTGTCTCAGTGTCAACGGAGCTCTTCGCTGTGTTGACCCCTGTGAGCAGTACTCAGTTCTGGACGATGCCTGGCGCTCAACGGACAACGGACTTTCCTATAAGTGTGATCATGGGTTTAATGGGCAGGGATGGTATCGTATGTTCCTGCAGGGCACCAGTGTTCAGATGCCAGAGACGTGTGTGGACCTAAACAGGTGTGGGACCCAGTTTCCTCATTGGCTCAGttcccctcaccccctgctgGGAGACGAGGTGGTGGAACGTGATGTCTGCGGACACGGGAGTTACTGGTGGTGGTACTACTATTATGGGAGGGGGGATGACTGTTGTTTCTTCAGAAACAATATCCATGTCAAATCCTGTCCTGGCAACTACTACGTCTACAAGTTTACCCCATTGAATTACTGTTACTCGGCTTATTGTGCAG ATCCCAACTCTAAAGTTTGTGCAACCTGTGAAGAGTACGAAGACTGTGTGCGTCATGATGGCGTCACTTGGAGTTGTGGAACGACAG TCACCCCAGAGCTGGTGTGTGGGAGGAGCTACCTGGAGGTGGGTCTCCTCAAGTCTCAGCTGGCGGCCAAACATCTGGACTCCTCCTCTGCTCACCTGGCCAACCCCCGCTGCTCCTCCCAGGAGATTAACGGGACGGTGTGGGTCCAGATGGAGCGCTGGGAGGGCAGCTGTGGAACCACTCTGACG accaACGGCAGCCACGCCATCTACTCCAACAGTCTGTATGTCTACCCTGCCAGAAATGTGACCATGGTTCGACCCGTGAGGATCCCTTTCTCCTGCTGCTATCCTCTGGAGACAGAGGCTAGCCTGGATGTGGCCATCAAACCATACCTGGA TCTTGAAGGTGCGGTGAAAGATGAGGGTGCCCAGGCCAGGGCCTCCATGTCTCTGTTCCGTGATGCCAACTACACAGCTCCTTACCCAGCAGGCCCGGTCACTCTGCCCCTGGGCTCCATCCTGCATGTGGGCGTGTCTGTTGAAGAGACGGACGCTGAGGCCTTTGTGGTCGTTCTGGAGGACTGCTACGCCACCCACTCCCCTCATCCTGATGACCTCCTGAAATACTTCCTCATCCAGCACAA GTGTCCCACCAACCGTCGCCAGGTGACCGTGGAGGAGAGTGGCTTGTCCCTCCAGGCTCGCTTCTCTGCGCTGCTGTTCCTGTTCCAGGGGGACTACAGGGACGTCTACCTGCACTGCAGCCTCAACCTGTGTGACCAGAGgaactcctcctgctctcct ATGTGTTCAGGAAGGTCTGTCCGCTCTGTCGACGAACTCGTACCCCTTAAGCCCGTCAACATCGGACCAATCACCT gggCCCCGAGTCTGGAGTGA
- the LOC134008585 gene encoding pancreatic secretory granule membrane major glycoprotein GP2 isoform X6: protein MMRPVMMMSRGLLLFLCLQSAGPTTTTAATTTTTAAPMTTTEAPTTTTEAPTTTTEAPTTTTAAPTTTTEAPTTTTEAPTTTTEAPTTTTEAPTTTTEAPTTTTEAPTTTTAAPTTTTEAPTTTTEAPTTTTEAPTTTTEAPTTTTEAPTTTTAAPMTTTEAPTTSTEANTTIYAQFWCGGTPCPAGQDCISVNGSLRCADPCEQYSVLDDAWRSTGYGRSDNCDAWRGWQGWYRMFLDGNSTQMSDTCVDVNRCGTQVPMWLSSPHPLLGDGVVERDVCGHHRYFNLYSWQAGWVDDCCYYRHNIHVKSCPGSYYVYKFAPSYYCYSAYCAAVPTTTPAVPTTTPAVPTTPSSSVRFWCGATPCPAGQDCLSVNGALRCVDPCEQYSVLDDAWRSTDNGLSYKCDHGFNGQGWYRMFLQGTSVQMPETCVDLNRCGTQFPHWLSSPHPLLGDEVVERDVCGHGSYWWWYYYYGRGDDCCFFRNNIHVKSCPGNYYVYKFTPLNYCYSAYCADPNSKVCATCEEYEDCVRHDGVTWSCGTTVTPELVCGRSYLEVGLLKSQLAAKHLDSSSAHLANPRCSSQEINGTVWVQMERWEGSCGTTLTTNGSHAIYSNSLYVYPARNVTMVRPVRIPFSCCYPLETEASLDVAIKPYLDLEGAVKDEGAQARASMSLFRDANYTAPYPAGPVTLPLGSILHVGVSVEETDAEAFVVVLEDCYATHSPHPDDLLKYFLIQHKCPTNRRQVTVEESGLSLQARFSALLFLFQGDYRDVYLHCSLNLCDQRNSSCSPMCSGRSVRSVDELVPLKPVNIGPITWAPSLE, encoded by the exons ATGATGCGTCCTGTAATGATGATGTCAAGGGGCCTGCTGTTGTTCCTGTGCCTACAATCAG CTGGTCCcacgacaaccacagctgctaccACGAccaccacagctgctcccatgacaaccacagaggctcccacgacaaccacagaggctcccacgacaaccacagaggctcccacgacaaccacagctgctcccacgacaaccacagaggctcccacgacaaccacagaggctcccacgacaaccacagaggctcccacgacaaccacagaggctcccacgacaaccacagaggctcccacgacaaccacagaggctcccacgacaaccacagctgctcccacgacaaccacagaggctcccacgacaaccacagaggctcccacgacaaccacagaggctcccacgacaaccacagaggctcccacgacaaccacagaggctcccacaacaaccacagctgctcccatgACCACCACAGAGGCTCCCACGACAAGTACAGAGGCTAACACAACAATATATGCACAGTTTTGGTGTGGGGGCACACCTTGCCCAGCAGGCCAGGACTGTATCAGTGTCAACGGTTCTCTTCGCTGTGCTGACCCCTGTGAGCAGTACTCAGTTCTGGACGATGCCTGGCGCTCAACAGGCTACGGACGTTCCGATAACTGTGATGCTTGGAGAGGCTGGCAGGGATGGTATCGTATGTTCCTGGATGGGAACAGCACCCAGATGTCAGATACGTGTGTGGACGTAAACAGGTGTGGAACCCAGGTTCCTATGTGGCTCAGttcccctcaccccctgctgGGAGACGGGGTGGTGGAACGTGATGTCTGTGGACACCACAGATACTTCAACCTCTATAGCTGGCAGGCAGGGTGGGTGGACGACTGCTGCTACTACAGACACAATATCCACGTCAAATCCTGTCCTGGCAGCTACTACGTCTACAAGTTTGCCCCATCGTATTACTGTTACTCAGCTTATTGTGCAG CTGTTCCCACGACAACTCCAGCTGTTCCCACGACAACTCCCGCTGTTCCCACAACACCCTCCAGCTCTGTGAGGTTTTGGTGTGGGGCCACACCTTGCCCAGCAGGCCAGGACTGTCTCAGTGTCAACGGAGCTCTTCGCTGTGTTGACCCCTGTGAGCAGTACTCAGTTCTGGACGATGCCTGGCGCTCAACGGACAACGGACTTTCCTATAAGTGTGATCATGGGTTTAATGGGCAGGGATGGTATCGTATGTTCCTGCAGGGCACCAGTGTTCAGATGCCAGAGACGTGTGTGGACCTAAACAGGTGTGGGACCCAGTTTCCTCATTGGCTCAGttcccctcaccccctgctgGGAGACGAGGTGGTGGAACGTGATGTCTGCGGACACGGGAGTTACTGGTGGTGGTACTACTATTATGGGAGGGGGGATGACTGTTGTTTCTTCAGAAACAATATCCATGTCAAATCCTGTCCTGGCAACTACTACGTCTACAAGTTTACCCCATTGAATTACTGTTACTCGGCTTATTGTGCAG ATCCCAACTCTAAAGTTTGTGCAACCTGTGAAGAGTACGAAGACTGTGTGCGTCATGATGGCGTCACTTGGAGTTGTGGAACGACAG TCACCCCAGAGCTGGTGTGTGGGAGGAGCTACCTGGAGGTGGGTCTCCTCAAGTCTCAGCTGGCGGCCAAACATCTGGACTCCTCCTCTGCTCACCTGGCCAACCCCCGCTGCTCCTCCCAGGAGATTAACGGGACGGTGTGGGTCCAGATGGAGCGCTGGGAGGGCAGCTGTGGAACCACTCTGACG accaACGGCAGCCACGCCATCTACTCCAACAGTCTGTATGTCTACCCTGCCAGAAATGTGACCATGGTTCGACCCGTGAGGATCCCTTTCTCCTGCTGCTATCCTCTGGAGACAGAGGCTAGCCTGGATGTGGCCATCAAACCATACCTGGA TCTTGAAGGTGCGGTGAAAGATGAGGGTGCCCAGGCCAGGGCCTCCATGTCTCTGTTCCGTGATGCCAACTACACAGCTCCTTACCCAGCAGGCCCGGTCACTCTGCCCCTGGGCTCCATCCTGCATGTGGGCGTGTCTGTTGAAGAGACGGACGCTGAGGCCTTTGTGGTCGTTCTGGAGGACTGCTACGCCACCCACTCCCCTCATCCTGATGACCTCCTGAAATACTTCCTCATCCAGCACAA GTGTCCCACCAACCGTCGCCAGGTGACCGTGGAGGAGAGTGGCTTGTCCCTCCAGGCTCGCTTCTCTGCGCTGCTGTTCCTGTTCCAGGGGGACTACAGGGACGTCTACCTGCACTGCAGCCTCAACCTGTGTGACCAGAGgaactcctcctgctctcct ATGTGTTCAGGAAGGTCTGTCCGCTCTGTCGACGAACTCGTACCCCTTAAGCCCGTCAACATCGGACCAATCACCT gggCCCCGAGTCTGGAGTGA